The Arabidopsis thaliana chromosome 5, partial sequence genomic interval taatttgaataatCGATCGGTTTAAGATTGCCATTAAGATTGAACATATAATTGCCATTAAGAATTAAGATTgtcattttaacaaaagaaaaattataaaaaatttctaacaTCGGGTCGATAAGACGATAACCCTGATACTAATTTATTGTTAACCGTTCTTATAACcattgaatatatttttttaaaacaataaaataaattgaagtaAAGTAAccattgaaatatttttaaaattgaaggATTCAGTGACAGGTGATTTATGTTGATCTCACTTTCCATCTTATATTCTTGCTAATTGAATCAGATTTTGAATGTTATGCTCAAAGGTCAAAAGCCTCTTCTCAATATTTACATGCTTGGTTCGATTCTTTTTACATTGTTTAGACAGGAATTGGGGATTTGAGCAAGTAAATTATTAACGATCCTGATGGCAAGCCTGATGATGATCACACAAgttcagaatttttttttaaaaatagtgtttttacaaacaaaattcctAACGATTATTTTCATACATTCTGAAACCACAAATTAGAAGAATACTACTAATTGTTCATCATATATgaacaaaatcattttctggGATCCCTTAAAgcaaaacagaagaaaaagaaatattgcTAGTCATTTTTCCTAGGGGTGATGGTGTCATACATACTCACCCCAGCAGCATTGGAAGCTCATGCGAATACGGTTCTTCTCCATCTGGTTCACCAGCACAAATTATGTTGTTGTTAGTGATCTTAGTGCATGACaaatagaaataaacaaaGGCCGCTGTTCACATTTATTACCGCTTTCGTAATCAGAAGCATCCGTAAGCCTTGCAATGGCAGCAATAAGCGCCTGTTCATGTTCCTATATCAtccaataacaacaacaccaagTTTCACTTCACTGTTTCTTTCAATCGATATCTCGTCACAAAGTTCTTATCAATTATCATATCGCTCACCTTGAGTAGCTTCTTGGCCTTATCAAGCTCATGTGGATCAGGAAGGTTTGAATCAAAAACTCTCTCGACCTAATGCGAAAGATTTCGACATCAAAAACCCTTTTTGcctaaagagaaacaaaatgcagagagatagagatacCTACCTCTTTCACAAGTGAGTCTGTGTTGAACAATTCAATCTCACCGAAAAACTTCCTCCCACCACCGTTTTCCGTTGCTAAATGTTCTCTTCTTGGCTGAGTTCTTGGACCTCTCCCTCTACCACCATGGCTTAAGGTCCTTCGATTCCCACGAGTTGTTCCACCGCCATGTCCTACATTCAAAGTTACCCCATCTTCCTCTCCATCCCATCTTATATCTTTCGTTGGAATCTACAATTATATAACTAACTAACTTCAGATTCTGCTGAAAATGTTTTCATACTAGGTGGATACACTATACAAATGTTTCCCACGTAATCTTACTAATGAAAGCTAcctccaaaaacaaatgtaacttTACCCAAAAGACATTCTTGGCAGCATTTTCcacaaaaaacttaaaaacctaataatatcaaaaactcGTGAAGATTACCTCATTAAGATCAACCCATTCCCATGTCTCATTCACTGTGTTTATATCATATACCAACGCATGTCGACCCTGCGAGAGAACAATGAATGCATCAATTACAATATACTTAAGCTATGTTCAACGCTAAATACAGTTCCAAACTTCTAGATATATCAAAGTCATAGTATACTTTTCAACGCCTCATATGCACATTAACAGTAAACACCTCCTTTCTTCAATTCATCAAGAACTACACTATAGAGAGACTTGATTAACTAGAGAAGTCTTTCGACAAATGCCTAAACCATGATCCTAGACTAATCCAGAGTACCCCGGCTCATTCTGCCTAAACTTCCTTTTTAACTAGTGAGCTATCTAGCTAAGCGATTCGACTAGTTGCTTAGCTTTCTACACAGTTACAATCAACCTAAAGTAATTGCAATGCTCACTCACTAGAGTAACTCTGAACTATACGGTAAATTTCGATCAGGCTTTGAGGCCTTGGAGTCAGATATTCGAAGTACAGGAGACACCTCGacacacaaacatatataatgcTGAACATATGAATTTCTGATTCAATCTCAATAAAAAGGTCTCAGCCATCAGAAGTTACCTCATTTGCATTGTATTGTGTAACTACTGCTTCATAAAAGCTGTTGTCTTCAGGCCATTTTGTCCACACTTTTCTTCCAATAAGAGCTTCCGCAGGTTCATTTGCTGATACTACACGGTTATTGAATGACTTACTTCTAGTAGAACCAATCGACGGATACTGCATGTGTATCACAAATGATATGATCAgtaaataaacagaaaaccaTATGCAAATACAGATATCCTCTGCTTGTTGTTCTATGACCAAAGATTAAAACAAGAAGTCTTACGGATTGGAACGTCTTCTGTTTCTTCCGAGAAGCTGAAAAAGTCGGACTAGGATGAACATCGAGGGACTGATGTCTAACAACCTGGTTTCCACCTCTTGGTCTCGAATCTCTGTTGGTCCAGTTCCATCATACAACACATTATTACAAGATACAACGAAATCTAGATTCATAGCTTTACTATCACAAATGATCAGACTCGTTACCTTATTCTTTTGATAAGATCATCATTATGGACATTGTTCAACAGTTGTCGGTTTTCATCATCAGATATCCTCAATTCTTTACGTAGGTTTGTCATCACGGTTGCTTTATCCTATAAAATGAAACCATATAAGCCAAATCCTTTGTCTTTTGATggcaaaaggaagaaagaggACTTACCCAAGAAAATTCATCAGCCTGTGCTTGAAAAGCTCTTAATACAGCAGAATAAGCTTCCTGCTCAAGTATATGAATCTGCGCTTCCATATTAATGTGTAGACCTACCATATACTTTCCATCCAAATGAAACCAACCCTTCTTCTGAAATGTAGAAAACACTTTATAACATCAATAGTTTAACAAACTACTAAATTTTCAGGTACTTCACGAAAAACATTGGCACTAATCAGATTCATGAATAATTTTGACAGTCGAGGTCTCATGAGAATGTAGGAGCTTATTGGTGGACTTATTGTATCAAGAAATTGGATAACTTTAGTTTAAGCGAATATTCGgacagcaaaaaaaatagacatgAGATGATCAAACAATCTAATAGAATGTGAAAAGAATAtcttaaaccctaagaaagagaataatttagtaaaacccttttttttaaACTCCAGTGATATTTCAAACCCTAGAACTGTTAGATCTCTCAATGGACAAAAGAGAAATGTCTTAAATCGCTCAAACTAAGTACAAAACAGAAATTATACCTCCTTATTCAGAATCCTGTCGTAAAACAGCAATCTTTATACGAAACCCTTAATTGtcgaagagagaaagattgacTCCCAAACGCAGAGGCTATAAAGAGCTGATTGGATCCGAAGTGA includes:
- the EML2 gene encoding Emsy N Terminus (ENT)/ plant Tudor-like domains-containing protein (Emsy N Terminus (ENT)/ plant Tudor-like domains-containing protein; FUNCTIONS IN: molecular_function unknown; INVOLVED IN: biological_process unknown; LOCATED IN: cellular_component unknown; EXPRESSED IN: 22 plant structures; EXPRESSED DURING: 13 growth stages; CONTAINS InterPro DOMAIN/s: Tudor-like, plant (InterPro:IPR014002), ENT (InterPro:IPR005491); BEST Arabidopsis thaliana protein match is: Emsy N Terminus (ENT)/ plant Tudor-like domains-containing protein (TAIR:AT3G12140.2).), with translation MEAQIHILEQEAYSAVLRAFQAQADEFSWDKATVMTNLRKELRISDDENRQLLNNVHNDDLIKRIRDSRPRGGNQVVRHQSLDVHPSPTFSASRKKQKTFQSYPSIGSTRSKSFNNRVVSANEPAEALIGRKVWTKWPEDNSFYEAVVTQYNANEGRHALVYDINTVNETWEWVDLNEIPTKDIRWDGEEDGVTLNVGHGGGTTRGNRRTLSHGGRGRGPRTQPRREHLATENGGGRKFFGEIELFNTDSLVKEVERVFDSNLPDPHELDKAKKLLKEHEQALIAAIARLTDASDYESDGEEPYSHELPMLLG
- the EML2 gene encoding Emsy N Terminus (ENT)/ plant Tudor-like domains-containing protein (Emsy N Terminus (ENT)/ plant Tudor-like domains-containing protein; CONTAINS InterPro DOMAIN/s: ENT (InterPro:IPR005491), Tudor-like, plant (InterPro:IPR014002); BEST Arabidopsis thaliana protein match is: Emsy N Terminus (ENT)/ plant Tudor-like domains-containing protein (TAIR:AT3G12140.2); Has 1807 Blast hits to 1807 proteins in 277 species: Archae - 0; Bacteria - 0; Metazoa - 736; Fungi - 347; Plants - 385; Viruses - 0; Other Eukaryotes - 339 (source: NCBI BLink).), with translation MVGLHINMEAQIHILEQEAYSAVLRAFQAQADEFSWDKATVMTNLRKELRISDDENRQLLNNVHNDDLIKRIRDSRPRGGNQVVRHQSLDVHPSPTFSASRKKQKTFQSYPSIGSTRSKSFNNRVVSANEPAEALIGRKVWTKWPEDNSFYEAVVTQYNANEGRHALVYDINTVNETWEWVDLNEIPTKDIRWDGEEDGVTLNVGHGGGTTRGNRRTLSHGGRGRGPRTQPRREHLATENGGGRKFFGEIELFNTDSLVKEVERVFDSNLPDPHELDKAKKLLKEHEQALIAAIARLTDASDYESDGEEPYSHELPMLLG